In Polyangiaceae bacterium, the genomic window CGGCATGACGACGCCGGTGCTCGATCTCGAGGCACAGGCGGGGGAGCCGGCGCCTGCCGCGCCGCGCCACCCCTCCAACCCGCCGCCGGTCTTCAACCTCGACGACGAGCCCGTCCAGATCCCGACCACGGGTCTCCCGCCGTCTGCGGTCGGCGCGCTGGTGGTCGGCGCGTTGCTCGTGGTCTCGGTGATCGGGTTCTTCCTGTTGCGCTGAGTCGAGTCGAGCCATGCGCCACGCGCTCCGGCGGATCCTGTGGATCGTGCCGACGCTGTTCGTCATCTCGCTCGGGCTGTTCTGGCTTCTGTCCGCGGCCTTGCTCGCCGAGCCGGGCGCTGGCAACGCTACCCCGCGCTTCTTGAACATGCGCCCCTCCAGCGTGCGGGACCTGGCGCTCGGCGCGATGCGCAGCGTCGCTGCCGACGACGACAACGCGACTCTGGCACGGCAAGAGCTCGTCCGTCTCGGCGGCGCCGCGCTGCCCCACGTGCTGCCGGCACTCGACTCGCTCGACCCGCGCGGCCGGTCCCGGGTGGCGCTGGCCCTTGCCCCCGTGGGGAAGCGCATGAACGTCGGCAGCGCGGAGGAGCGCGGCTCACCGGAAGCAGCCGTGCTGTTCTGGACGCGCTTCTGGCAGGACCGTGCCATCGAGTTTCGGCCGGCGGTGGTCAAGCGCGCGGTCGCGCGCCTGGCGGAGAAGTCCACCACGGGAAGGCGCGAGGACGTCCAGCAGCTCGACACGTTCGCGTTGCCCGAGTTGCTCGGCAGCATGCCGCCGGTGGACGGCCCGGAAGACGTCAAACGCGTGACTCGCTTGGCAGCGGCGGCCGCGCGCATCACCGACCGACCCGGGCGCGTCCCGAAGGACGCCAGCGTGGAGGAGACTCGGGCGATCGTGCGATCGTGGCAGAGCTGGTGGCTCGAGCACCGCTCGAGCTACGTCACCCACGACGGCGCGGAGCGCGTGCTGGCGATGGTGAGCGAGACCCAATACGGGCGCTGGGCACAAGGTGCCGCCGTCAACCGGCTGGGAGTCAGCTCAGGCGGCGAGCCGGTGCTCGATCTCTTGGCCGCCAAGGCGCCGCTCACCGGCTGGCTCTTGCTCGTGGGGCTCACCGGCGGCTGGTTGGTCGGAATCGTCACAGGACTCGTGGGCGCCGCCCGCGCGCACCGCCCGCCGGACTTCTTGACCAGCGCCGTCGCCGTGCCCATCGCGGCCTTGCCGGTCACGCTCGGCGCGGTCTGGGTTGCGCCCGGCGACGCGCCCAGAGCCGCGCACGTCGCGGCAGCGCTGCTGATGATCTTGGCCTCCGCGGGGCTGGTCTCGCGCTATCAGCGCAGCGCCACCCGCGTGACGCTGGATCAGGAGTACACGCGCACCGCCCGGGCTTTCGGCGCGAGCCCATGGCGCCTGGCGCGCTGGAGCTTTCGGGCCTCGAGCGCCGCGGCGCTGTCGCTCGCTGGCTCTCACCTGCCCCAGCTGGTCACCGCCGCATTCGTGCTCGAGCACGCATTCGGCCTGAATGGCGTTGCCGCGACCACGCTCCACGCCGTCGCCGCGCGCGACGTTCCCTGGCTCATGGCGGTGTCACTCTGTCTGGCAGCGACTCTCTCCTTGACCCAGATCTGGAGCGACGCGCTCATGGGTGTCCTGGATCCACGCGTCCGTCTCGGGTTCTTGCGCAAGCGAGGCGCGGCGGAATGAGACGGCTCGCGGTGCGCATCGCGTCGACCCTGCTCGCGCTCTTGGTCCTCTTGGCAGTGTTCGCCGACCTGATCGCCTCCGACGCGCCGATTCTGGCCCGCTACCGCGGCAGCTGGCTGGTGCTGCCGGTGGTCACCGAGCCGGCGCTGTTGGCACGCATCGACCGGGCCGAGCTGGAGCAAGGCGGCGTGATTTGGGCGCCGCTGCGCGCCAGCCCGACGCGCGACGCCGCCACGCCGCAGAGCGGGACCCAGCGTTGGGCGCAAACCGTGCACGGCGCTCGCAGCGTCGTCGTGACCACGCTCGGCGTGCTCGCCCTGGCGCTGGCGCTGGGGGTGCCGATCGGCGCCCTGGCGGGGCGCGGCAACTTCGCCGACGCCCTGCTCAGCCGCGCGGTCGAGCTGACGGGCGCCCTCCCTTCGTTGATCTTGGTCGCGGCGCTGCAGGCCGGACGGGTCGCGCCGAGCTGGCTCGCGTTCGTGGTGATACTCGGGGCGCTGCGAGGGGTCGAGGTCGCCAGGCTGGTCCGTGGCGAGGTGTTGCGCGTCAGCGGCACGGAGTTCGTGCTGGCCGCGCGCGCCCTGGGTGGTTCCCCGCTTCGCGTAGTGGTGCGTCACGTCTTGCCTCACGTCTGGGGACCGGTGATCGTCAACGCGACCTTCGGCGCCGCCGCAGTGGTCGCGCTCGAAGCTGCGCTTTCGTTCGTGGGGCTCGGCCTGCCCGACCCGGTCCCGAGCTGGGGACGATTGCTCGGCCAGGTCGGCAGCGCCGGCGCCTGGCCCCTGCTCGGTCCTGCTGCCGGCATTCTCGGCACCACCGTCTGCCTGTACGTGGTCGCCGACTTCCTCGACGATCGCGTGTCCGCGCGCCGCGGCGCAGCGAGTCGGGTCTGAAGCCTTGCGAATCCGGGCGCCTCGATGAATATTGCACGCCCCATGGCGTTGAAAGCGGTCACCGAGCGGGATTTCGAGCAGGAAGTGCTGGCGAGCGAGCTCCCGGTCCTGCTCGAGTTCGGCGCCGAGTGGTGCGGGCCGTGCAAGGTCGTCGCGCCGGAGCTCGAGGCTCTGGCTCGGGAGCTCGAAGGCAAGGCGAAGGTGGTCAGCGTGGACATCGACCGCTCACCGATGCTGGCGCGCGAGATGGGCGTACAGTCGGTCCCCACCTTCGTGGTGTTTCACCAAGGCAGGCCGGCGAATGGTCGCGTCGGCGCGCTGAAGAAAGCCCAGCTCCGGGAGATGATCGAGCCCTTCTTGCCGCGCGCGGCGGGCGCGCTCAAGCCCGAGGAGGTCGGAGCGCTCCTGGCGCGCCGGCAGGTCAGCGCGGTCGACACGCGAGAAGCCGCAGCCTTCGCCCGAGCGCACCTCCCCGGTGCGGTCAACATGCCGATCGAGGAGATCCGCACCCGGCTCGCAGAGCTGCACATGTTGCCCGGCGCGCCCGTGCTGTACTGCCGCAGCGGGGACAAGACCAAGGAGCTGGCGGCGGAGCTCGCGGCACAAGGCATGCCGGTGAGCTTCCTGGACGGCGGGCTTCTGGCGTGGGAGGCGGCGTCGCTGCCGGTGGAGCGCCCGGATTAGATCTTCGTGAGCGCCGCGCGCAAGGCCTCGGCCAGGACCTCGCGCACCGGGACGCCAGCGCCCTGGGCCGCACGCGCGCAGGCGTCGAACTCGGGCTTGACCTGCGGCGGACCGTAGGGCCCTTCGCTGATCTTGACCGGAATGGGGCCGAACCTCGTCTCCACTTCGAGCATGCGGCGGGGGCGCTCGAGTCGGTTGGCGTCGGTCCAGCGCACGCCGATGGTGCTGGTCTCGCGCAAGAGCACCTCGGCCACGCGCGTCTCGGAGCCGCGCTCGGCGAGGGCCGAGAGCGTGAGTCCCGGTCGCCCCTTCTTCATCGTGATCGGCACCGCCCAGGCGTCCCGCGCGCCGGCCGCGAGGAGCGCCGTCAACGCGTGTGCCGCCAGCTCGCCGGTCATGTCGTCGACGTTGCACTCGACCAGCACGTGGCCGCCGCCGTCCGGCGTGCGCGCGGGGGGAGCGCCGAGCACGACCCGGAGCGCGTTCGGCCGGTCGGGCAGCTCGCGGGACCCCTTGCCCCAGCCGATGCGCTCCGGCGAGAGCTCCGGCCAGCGGGCGAAGCGCTCGGCGACCGCACCGACGATGGCGGCGCCCGTCGGCGTCACCAGCTCCGCGTCGATGCCCGCGTCGTAGGTCGGCACGCCGCGCAGGCACTCGACGGTGGCCGGCGCGGGCAGGGGCAACACGCCGTGCCGACAGGTGACCGAGCCGCGCCCCATCGGCAGCGGGCTCGAGACCACGCTCGCGCCGATGTGGGCGATGCAGGCGGCCGCGCCCACCACGTCGACGATGGCGTCCACGGCGCCGACCTCGTGGAAGTGCACGCTCGCGACCGGCACGCGGTGCACGCGCGCCTCGGCCTCGGCCAGGCGGAGGAAGATCCGGCGCGCCAGCGCCTCGACGCCGGGGTCGAGCCCCGCGCGCTGGATCAGCTGGTCGATCTCCGAATGGGTCCGCTCGCGTCCCTGCGGGTCGAACTCCACGTCGAGCGCCGTTGCTCCGATGGCGCCGGCCATCCTGGGGTGCGCTGAGACGCGGACACCCGGGATCCCGAGCCGTTCGACGGCGTCGTGTACGACTCCGAGCGGCACGCCGAGATCGATCAGCGCGGCCACGGTCATGTCCCCGGCGATCCCGGCGAAAGCGTCGAGGAACAGCGTCTTGCCGGTCCCCATCCCGCGGGCGAGCGGCTCGTGCTCGTGCTCGTGTCCGTGCTCGTGTCCGTGCTCGTGTCCGTGCTCGTGCTCGTGCTCGTGTCCGTGCTCGTGCTCGTGCTCGTGTCCGTGTCCGTGCTCGTGCTCGTGCTCGTGTCCGTGTCCGTGTCCGTGTCCGTGTCCGTGTCCGTGTCCGCCGCTCACGCTGCGCCTCGCTCCCCGGCGTTGACCAAACGCAGGACCGCCATCGCGGCGCCGAAGCCGTTGTCGATGTTGACCACCGTCACCCCCGAAGCGCAGCCGGTGAGCATGCCGAAGAGCGCGGTCAGCCCGCCGAACGCCACGCCGTAGCCGACCGAGGTGGGCACGGCCACGATGGGGCCCCGCACCAGCCCACCGACGACGCTGGGCAGCGCGCCCTCCATCCCCGCCACCACGATCACGGCGGGAGCGTCCCTGAGCGCGGGCAGCTCGCCGAAGATGCGGTGGATCCCGGCCACCCCGACGTCGAACACGCGCTCGAAGGGGATGCCGGCCATGCGCAGCGTCTCCGCGGCCTCCTCGGCCACGGGCAGATCGCTGGTACCGGCAGTGACGATGGCCACGGGTCGCCCCGGTCGCGCCACCACCGGCTGGCTCTCGTGGGAGAGCACGCGCGCAGTCGGCGCGTGGCGAAGCTCCGGGACACGCGCCAGGATCTCCGGCACTTTCTCCGGGTCCACGCGCGTGACCAGGACGTTCTGGCCCGCTTCGATCAGCCGACGGGCGATGCCGGCGATCT contains:
- a CDS encoding ABC transporter permease; this translates as MRHALRRILWIVPTLFVISLGLFWLLSAALLAEPGAGNATPRFLNMRPSSVRDLALGAMRSVAADDDNATLARQELVRLGGAALPHVLPALDSLDPRGRSRVALALAPVGKRMNVGSAEERGSPEAAVLFWTRFWQDRAIEFRPAVVKRAVARLAEKSTTGRREDVQQLDTFALPELLGSMPPVDGPEDVKRVTRLAAAAARITDRPGRVPKDASVEETRAIVRSWQSWWLEHRSSYVTHDGAERVLAMVSETQYGRWAQGAAVNRLGVSSGGEPVLDLLAAKAPLTGWLLLVGLTGGWLVGIVTGLVGAARAHRPPDFLTSAVAVPIAALPVTLGAVWVAPGDAPRAAHVAAALLMILASAGLVSRYQRSATRVTLDQEYTRTARAFGASPWRLARWSFRASSAAALSLAGSHLPQLVTAAFVLEHAFGLNGVAATTLHAVAARDVPWLMAVSLCLAATLSLTQIWSDALMGVLDPRVRLGFLRKRGAAE
- a CDS encoding ABC transporter permease codes for the protein MRRLAVRIASTLLALLVLLAVFADLIASDAPILARYRGSWLVLPVVTEPALLARIDRAELEQGGVIWAPLRASPTRDAATPQSGTQRWAQTVHGARSVVVTTLGVLALALALGVPIGALAGRGNFADALLSRAVELTGALPSLILVAALQAGRVAPSWLAFVVILGALRGVEVARLVRGEVLRVSGTEFVLAARALGGSPLRVVVRHVLPHVWGPVIVNATFGAAAVVALEAALSFVGLGLPDPVPSWGRLLGQVGSAGAWPLLGPAAGILGTTVCLYVVADFLDDRVSARRGAASRV
- a CDS encoding thioredoxin fold domain-containing protein — translated: MALKAVTERDFEQEVLASELPVLLEFGAEWCGPCKVVAPELEALARELEGKAKVVSVDIDRSPMLAREMGVQSVPTFVVFHQGRPANGRVGALKKAQLREMIEPFLPRAAGALKPEEVGALLARRQVSAVDTREAAAFARAHLPGAVNMPIEEIRTRLAELHMLPGAPVLYCRSGDKTKELAAELAAQGMPVSFLDGGLLAWEAASLPVERPD
- the larC gene encoding nickel pincer cofactor biosynthesis protein LarC, yielding MSGGHGHGHGHGHGHGHEHEHEHGHGHEHEHEHGHEHEHEHGHEHGHEHGHEHEHEPLARGMGTGKTLFLDAFAGIAGDMTVAALIDLGVPLGVVHDAVERLGIPGVRVSAHPRMAGAIGATALDVEFDPQGRERTHSEIDQLIQRAGLDPGVEALARRIFLRLAEAEARVHRVPVASVHFHEVGAVDAIVDVVGAAACIAHIGASVVSSPLPMGRGSVTCRHGVLPLPAPATVECLRGVPTYDAGIDAELVTPTGAAIVGAVAERFARWPELSPERIGWGKGSRELPDRPNALRVVLGAPPARTPDGGGHVLVECNVDDMTGELAAHALTALLAAGARDAWAVPITMKKGRPGLTLSALAERGSETRVAEVLLRETSTIGVRWTDANRLERPRRMLEVETRFGPIPVKISEGPYGPPQVKPEFDACARAAQGAGVPVREVLAEALRAALTKI
- the larB gene encoding nickel pincer cofactor biosynthesis protein LarB codes for the protein MDPDRLKALLERVRAGETDVGAAVRELEHLPFSDLGFARVDHHRALRMGMAEVILGQAKTAEQIAGIARRLIEAGQNVLVTRVDPEKVPEILARVPELRHAPTARVLSHESQPVVARPGRPVAIVTAGTSDLPVAEEAAETLRMAGIPFERVFDVGVAGIHRIFGELPALRDAPAVIVVAGMEGALPSVVGGLVRGPIVAVPTSVGYGVAFGGLTALFGMLTGCASGVTVVNIDNGFGAAMAVLRLVNAGERGAA